From a region of the Rhinolophus sinicus isolate RSC01 linkage group LG04, ASM3656204v1, whole genome shotgun sequence genome:
- the NINJ1 gene encoding ninjurin-1, whose translation MDSGPENYELNGDLSPGSPGSPDSSPRRWGRSRPINVNHYANKKSAAESMLDIALLMANASQLKAVIEQGPGFGFFVPLVVLISISLVLQIGVGVLLIFLVRYDLNNPAKHAKLDFLNNLATGLVFIIVVVNIFITAFGVQKPVVDVASRQ comes from the exons ATGGATTCGGGTCCCGAGAACTACGAGCTCAACGGCGACCTGAGTCCGGGCTCCCCCGGCTCCCCGGACTCCTCA ccgCGCCGCTGGGGCAGGAGCCGGCCCATCAACGTGAACCATTATGCCAACAAGAAGAGCGCAGCAGAGAGCATGCTGGACATCGCGCTGCTGATGGCCAATGCCTCCCAGCTGAAGGCTGTCATCGAACAGGGCCCCGGCTTTGGCTTCTTCGTCCCCCTGGTGGTCCTCATCTCCATCTCCCTTGTGCTGCAGATCGGTGTGGGCGTGCTGCTCATCTTCCTGG TCAGGTATGACCTCAACAACCCAGCCAAGCACGCCAAGCTGGACTTCCTCAACAACCTGGCCACGGGCCTGGTCTTCATCATTGTGGTGGTCAACATCTTCATCACGGCCTTCGGCGTCCAGAAGCCCGTGGTGGACGTGGCGTCCCGGCAGTAG